A stretch of the Sulfurimonas sp. HSL3-1 genome encodes the following:
- a CDS encoding class I SAM-dependent methyltransferase — translation MKKCPLCQTPSPSFRDRQLDCLTYHCPHCELLFKEENAHPSEAQERKKYDEHNNSIENEGYVAMFEAFIDYTLAAVDRPVKRVLDFGSGPAPVLAELLRRRGFEVTIYDKYFAPEPPAEDARFDLITSTEVIEHIADPMGTLAELNARLVPGGTLALMTQFHQNSEAFYQNWWYRRDPTHLVFFTPRSFEIAAERLQMKRICHDGKKIVLLSKAL, via the coding sequence ATGAAAAAGTGCCCGCTCTGCCAGACCCCCTCCCCCTCCTTCCGAGACCGGCAGCTAGACTGCCTCACCTACCACTGCCCCCACTGCGAACTGCTCTTTAAAGAGGAAAACGCCCACCCTTCGGAGGCGCAGGAACGGAAAAAGTACGACGAACATAACAACTCGATCGAGAACGAAGGGTACGTCGCCATGTTCGAAGCCTTCATCGATTATACGCTCGCGGCCGTCGACCGTCCCGTCAAGCGGGTCCTCGATTTCGGCTCCGGTCCCGCGCCGGTACTGGCCGAACTGCTGCGCCGCCGCGGTTTCGAGGTCACGATCTACGACAAATATTTCGCGCCGGAGCCCCCGGCGGAGGATGCACGTTTTGACCTGATCACCTCCACCGAGGTGATCGAGCACATCGCCGACCCGATGGGGACCCTTGCCGAACTGAACGCGCGTCTCGTCCCGGGAGGCACCCTGGCACTGATGACGCAGTTTCACCAAAACAGCGAGGCGTTCTACCAGAACTGGTGGTACCGCCGCGACCCGACACACCTCGTTTTTTTCACGCCGAGAAGCTTTGAAATCGCGGCAGAACGGCTGCAGATGAAGCGCATTTGTCACGATGGAAAAAAGATCGTTCTTCTCTCAAAAGCCCTATAG